A genome region from Flavobacterium sp. includes the following:
- a CDS encoding DUF6265 family protein, with the protein MFQKITLLALVLAVVSCQKKESVEKDKIKLADWLIGNWQNESPDGILTENWEKLNDSTFNAYSYFIKGKDTLHFETIVLAQKGETLTYFATVKGQNEDKAVAFPSTAETDKQLVFENAKHDYPQKITYTKGTNNTLIAEISGKLNGKQSSEKFVMTKK; encoded by the coding sequence ATGTTTCAAAAAATTACTCTTTTAGCACTTGTATTAGCTGTTGTTTCCTGCCAGAAAAAAGAATCTGTAGAAAAAGATAAAATCAAATTAGCCGACTGGCTTATCGGAAACTGGCAAAACGAATCTCCAGACGGTATTTTGACAGAAAACTGGGAGAAACTAAACGACAGTACGTTCAATGCGTATTCTTATTTTATAAAAGGAAAAGATACACTGCATTTTGAAACTATTGTTTTGGCACAAAAAGGAGAAACTTTAACTTATTTTGCAACCGTAAAAGGACAAAATGAAGATAAAGCGGTTGCATTTCCTTCAACTGCAGAAACTGACAAGCAATTGGTTTTTGAAAACGCAAAACACGATTATCCTCAAAAAATCACCTATACAAAAGGAACAAACAATACTTTAATCGCTGAAATTTCCGGGAAATTAAACGGAAAACAAAGTTCTGAGAAGTTTGTAATGACGAAGAAGTAA